TCGTCGGTTTCCTTCGCCAAGGCCTGCTCCTCGATCTTCATCTGGAGTTCCTTACGCTGCAAGGTGTCCAAGGCTTCCGGCACCGTATCCATCTGCGTCTTCACCAAACTTGCGGCTTCGTCAATCAAGTCGATGGCCTTGTCCGGCAAGAAACGGTCACTGATGTAACGGTTCGAAAGTTTCACCGCCGCCACGAGCGCGTTGTCGTGCAGACGCACACCATGGTGCGCGTCAAAGCCGTCCTTGATGCCACGCAGAATAGAAATCGATTCTTCTTCGCTCGGTTCGTCGACCTGCACGGGCTGGAAACGGCGTTCCAATGCGGAATCCTTCTCGATGTACTTGCGGTATTCCTGCGTGGTCGTCGCACCGATGCAGTGCAGTTCACCACGGGCCAGTTTCGGCTTGAGCATGTTGCCCAAGTCCATGGAGCCCTCGGTCTTGCCCGCACCCACGATGGTGTGGATTTCATCGATAAACAGGAGCGTGTTGCCGTCTTCTTCAAGAGCGTCCAGCACGGCTTTCAAACGTTCCTCGAAATCTCCACGGTATTTTGCACCCGCCATCAAGGCGGACAAATCCAGCGCGAACAACTTCTTGCCCTTCAAAGCGTCAGGCACATCGCCGCGATAGATTCGCTCGGCGAGCCCTTCGACAATAGCGGTCTTGCCCACGCCCGGTTCACCGACCAGGCACGGGTTGTTTTTCGTCTTTCGGCTAAGGATCAAGATGACACGGCGGATTTCCTCTTCACGGCCGATCACCGGCGAAAGCTTTCCGTCGGCGGCCATTTCCACGAGTTCACGACCGTAGAGTTTCAAGGGAGATTGTTCTTCGGCGTTGGCAGCACCTGCAAACGGGTCCGAAAGCCACGTTTCCACGACTTCCACGGAGCCCAGCGCATCTTCAAACACCTTCGCAAGGCCACGGTCGCCCGAGAACTTCATGAGGGCCACGAGCATATCACCCGGGGTCACCATGCGGTTCACCTGACGCGCCGCCTGCACGGAGGCACGCAAGATACGGTTCAAGTCGT
Above is a window of Fibrobacter sp. DNA encoding:
- a CDS encoding AAA family ATPase; translated protein: MSDFNNDAEKVLAKAQSLRDRCSHSYLGAAHLAVGLVEGPDATLKKLYKSKGAKTNELRGKLEPFVQKIPRMEGVNPDVEPDNDLNRILRASVQAARQVNRMVTPGDMLVALMKFSGDRGLAKVFEDALGSVEVVETWLSDPFAGAANAEEQSPLKLYGRELVEMAADGKLSPVIGREEEIRRVILILSRKTKNNPCLVGEPGVGKTAIVEGLAERIYRGDVPDALKGKKLFALDLSALMAGAKYRGDFEERLKAVLDALEEDGNTLLFIDEIHTIVGAGKTEGSMDLGNMLKPKLARGELHCIGATTTQEYRKYIEKDSALERRFQPVQVDEPSEEESISILRGIKDGFDAHHGVRLHDNALVAAVKLSNRYISDRFLPDKAIDLIDEAASLVKTQMDTVPEALDTLQRKELQMKIEEQALAKETD